One region of Osmia lignaria lignaria isolate PbOS001 chromosome 7, iyOsmLign1, whole genome shotgun sequence genomic DNA includes:
- the LOC117604643 gene encoding tubulin beta chain: MREIAHLQAGQCGNQIGAKFWEVISDEHGIDPTGTYHGDSDLQLERINVYYNEASGGKYVPRAILVDLEPGTMDAVRSGPFGQIFRPDNFVFGQSGAGNNWAKGHYTEGAELVDSVLDVVRKEAESCDCLQGFQLTHSLGGGTGAGMGTLLISKIREEYPDRIMMTFSVVPSPKVSDTVVEPYNCTLSVHQLVENTDESYCIDNEALYDICFRTLKLTTPTYGDLNHLVSATLSGVTTCLRFPGQLNADLRKLAVNMVPFPRLHFFIPGFAPLTSRGSQQYRALTVPELTQQMFDAKNMMAACDPRHGRYLTVAAVFRGRMSMKEVDEQMLNIQNKNSTYFVDWIPSNVKTAVCDIPPRGLKMSATFIGNSTAIQELFKRVSEQFTAMFRRKAFLHWYTGEGMDEMEFTEAESNMNDLVSEYQQYQEATAEEEGEFDEEEEGEGENP; the protein is encoded by the exons ATGCGTGAAATCGCCCATTTGCAAGCCGGCCAATGCGGCAATCAAATAGGAGCAAAG TTTTGGGAAGTGATCTCCGACGAACACGGTATAGATCCGACCGGCACTTACCATGGCGACTCGGATCTACAATTGGAACGCATAAACGTTTATTACAACGAAGCATCAGGAGGGAAATACGTTCCTAGAGCGATCCTGGTCGACTTGGAGCCCGGCACGATGGACGCGGTACGCTCCGGACCGTTCGGTCAGATATTTCGACCGGATAATTTCGTTTTTGGACAAAGCGGCGCCGGGAACAACTGGGCCAAAGGGCATTACACCGAAGGCGCAGAGCTCGTTGATTCCGTTCTCGATGTTGTCAGAAAGGAAGCCGAAAGTTGCGACTGCCTGCAGGGTTTCCAGTTAACCCATTCCCTGGGCGGCGGAACCGGGGCTGGAATGGGAACGTTGCTCATTTCAAAGATTCGGGAGGAGTATCCGGATAGAATCATGATGACCTTCAGCGTGGTCCCTTCGCCGAAG GTGTCCGACACGGTAGTCGAGCCTTACAACTGCACTTTGTCGGTGCATCAGTTGGTCGAAAACACGGACGAATCTTATTGTATCGACAACGAAGCTCTGTACGACATCTGCTTCCGCACTTTGAAGTTGACCACGCCAACTTATGGCGATTTGAATCATTTGGTAAGTGCCACCCTCAGCGGGGTGACCACTTGTCTGAGATTTCCCGGACAGTTGAACGCCGATCTGCGAAAGCTCGCCGTAAACATGGTGCCCTTTCCTCGATTGCATTTCTTCATCCCTGGTTTTGCACCGTTAACTTCCag AGGCTCGCAGCAGTACAGAGCTCTCACTGTCCCCGAGCTCACCCAGCAAATGTTCGATGCTAAGAACATGATGGCGGCTTGCGATCCTCGTCACGGTCGTTATCTGACCGTGGCGGCCGTATTTCGGGGCAGGATGTCGATGAAGGAAGTTGACGAGCAAATGCTCAACATTCAGAATAAAAACAGCACTTATTTCGTCGATTGGATACCGAGTAACGTTAAAACCGCCGTCTGCGACATACCACCTCGCGGACTTAAGATGTCAGCCACTTTTATCGGCAACTCGACAGCCATCCAG GAATTGTTCAAGAGAGTATCGGAACAGTTTACCGCGATGTTCAGGCGGAAAGCGTTTCTTCATTGGTACACGGGAGAAGGAATGGACGAGATGGAGTTCACAGAAGCGGAATCGAACATGAACGACTTGGTGTCCGAATACCAGCAGTACCAAGAAGCAACCGCGGAAGAGGAAGGCGAATTcgacgaggaggaagagggCGAGGGTGAAAACCCTTGA
- the LOC117604655 gene encoding uncharacterized protein LOC117604655 isoform X2, translating into MPLQILFAVVLATVSAAPTLPPVASAGSSEISAPSSRPTTSEERFPSSSTIGSTSPIARPPSSSAKALISEIRTPASTAKLTQWVAPPLVSPIAAAPILSPIQVSPYAYAVPALGSLELAAAPTTYSIEQHGYRIIY; encoded by the exons ATGCCTTTGCAGATTCTCTTCGCCGTCGTGCTCGCTACGGTTAGCGCAGCCCCAACTTTGCCCCCGGTGGCTTCCGCGGGATCTTCCGAAATATCAGCGCCATCCTCGAGACCCACCACGTCGGAGGAACGTTTCCCATCATCGTCGACGATAGGATCGACATCGCCGATCGCACGACCCCCGTCCTCGTCCGCCAAAGCTCTGATATCAGAAATAAGGACTCCAGCTTCGACGGCGAAACTGACCCAATGGGTGGCACCACCCTTGGTCTCCCCAATCGCCGCGGCGCCCATTCTTTCGCCGATTCAG GTCTCCCCGTACGCTTACGCGGTACCAGCTCTGGGATCTCTCGAGCTAGCAGCAGCGCCGACCACTTACTCGATCGAACAGCACGGTTATCGCATTATCTACTGA
- the LOC117604655 gene encoding uncharacterized protein LOC117604655 isoform X1 has protein sequence MFRFILFAVVLATVSAAPTLPPVASAGSSEISAPSSRPTTSEERFPSSSTIGSTSPIARPPSSSAKALISEIRTPASTAKLTQWVAPPLVSPIAAAPILSPIQVSPYAYAVPALGSLELAAAPTTYSIEQHGYRIIY, from the exons ATGTTCAGATTT ATTCTCTTCGCCGTCGTGCTCGCTACGGTTAGCGCAGCCCCAACTTTGCCCCCGGTGGCTTCCGCGGGATCTTCCGAAATATCAGCGCCATCCTCGAGACCCACCACGTCGGAGGAACGTTTCCCATCATCGTCGACGATAGGATCGACATCGCCGATCGCACGACCCCCGTCCTCGTCCGCCAAAGCTCTGATATCAGAAATAAGGACTCCAGCTTCGACGGCGAAACTGACCCAATGGGTGGCACCACCCTTGGTCTCCCCAATCGCCGCGGCGCCCATTCTTTCGCCGATTCAG GTCTCCCCGTACGCTTACGCGGTACCAGCTCTGGGATCTCTCGAGCTAGCAGCAGCGCCGACCACTTACTCGATCGAACAGCACGGTTATCGCATTATCTACTGA